The following is a genomic window from Nocardioides thalensis.
CCAGCACCTTGGCGTTCTTGAGCCGCTTCTGCCCGGTCATGCCCACGTCGGGGATGATCAGGTGGCGGCTGTAGCGACGTACCTCGTCGATGGTCAGCTCGTCGGCCGGCTCGACCAGCGCGGGAAAACTCACGGATAGCTCCTGTTCGGACTCTTGACGCAGACGCACCGCACAACACGCACGCTGCGTCCGGTGTTCCCTCGGGAACATCCATGGTCGCCCGCGGGCCCAAGGCGACCGCGCCACGTCCCGTCATCCGGACCCGAAGTCGCACGGAGTAGGCTCACCGTCGCATTACCCGTGGGTAGCACGCGCTTGATCAGGAGGGTCCAGTGGTGACCGAGTCGTACGACGTGGACGACCGCCCCCGTGGCGTGCGGCTGCCCCGCCGCGAGCGCCGGGCCCAGCTGATGAGCGCCGCGCTCGAGGTGTTCGTCGCGCAGGGCTACCACTCCGCCGCGATGGACGACATCGCCGAGCGCGCCGGCGTGTCCAAGCCCGTGCTCTACCAGCACTTCCCCGGCAAGCTCGAGCTCTACCTCGCGCTCCTCGACGCGTCGTGCGACACGATGATCGCCAACTGTCGTGCGGCGCTGGAGTCGACTCACGACAACAAGCAGCGGGTCGCCGCGGCGATCGACGCGTTCTTCGGGTACGTCGCCCACGACACCGGCGCGTTCCGGCTGGTCTTCGAGTCCGACCTCACCAACGAGCCCGAGGTGCGGGCCCACGTGGAGCGGGTCACCATCGAGTGCGCCGAGATGATCGCGGCCGTGATCGGCGAGGACACCGGCCTCCCCGCCGACGCGTCGAAGCTGCTGGCCGTCTCGCTAGTGGGAATGGCACAGGTCAGCGCCCGGTTCTGGCTCACCGAGGGTGGTGGGCTCGACCGCGAGCAGGCCGTGGCGCTCGTCTCCGGCCTGGCGTGGCGCGGCATCCGGGGTTACCCACTCACCGACTAACGTTCCCACCGTCCCGTCTGTGCAGTGACCAAGGAGAGAACATGACCGTCGAGGTCAAGATCGGCGTGCAGAACGCCTCCCGCGAGCTCGTCGTCGAGAGCAACCAGTCGACCGAGGACATCACCGCGGCACTGCGCGAGGCGCTCGGCGCTGGCGACGACTCCGCCGTCTTCTCCCTGACCGACGCCAAGGGCAAGGTCATCGTCGTCCCGACCGCCAAGCTGGCGTACGTCGAGATCGGCCGCTCGGTCAGCGGCCAGGTCGGCTTCAGGTCCTGAGCTCCTGAGGGAACTCTTCGCCCGCACCTAGCCGTTTCACAGGCACGCGGGGCAGCATGGCCCCGAGAGGGGTGGTTCCCGATGCTGCAGTTCCGCTACGACGCGCTGAGCGACACCGGTCGCGTGCGCGACCACAACGAGGACGCGGGCTTCGCCGGGCCCTACCTGCTCTGCGTCGCTGACGGCGTCGGCGGGGCCGCGGCCGGTGAGGTCGCGGCGGCCACGACGTCGTACGTCGTCAGCGCCCGCGCGCTCGCGCACCCGGGCTACGACCCGCTCCGCGTGCTGCAGCGGGCGGTCGGCGAATCCCATGCGCAGATCGCCGCCGGCGTCGAGGCCGTTCCCGCGCGCACCGGCATGGCGACGACGTTGACCGCCGTCCTCACCGACGGCCTCCGGTTCGGCCTCGCCCATCTCGGCGACTCCCGCGCCTACCTGTTCCGCGACGGCGGGCTGACCCAGCTCAGCCACGACCACACGATGGTGCAGGCGATGGTCGACTCCGGGCGGCTCACCACCGCGGAGGCAGCGGCCTCGCCGTACCGGAACGTCGTCCTCCAGGCGCTCGACGCGCAGACGGAGCCGACGCCCGACCTGCTCTGGCTCGACCTGCGCGCCGGCGACCGGCTGCTCCTGTGCAGCGACGGCCTCACCGACGTGGTGCCCGACCACGACCTGGCCGAGATCCTGCGCGACCCGTCGCGCAGCACGGCCACCGCGCGTCTCGTCGAGGCGGCGCTCGAGGCCGGCAGCCGGGACAACGTCACCTGCATCGTGGCCGACGTCGTGGACGCCCCGCCCATCGTCGGCAACGGCGCGGTGCTCGGCGCCGTACTCGACCTCGCCAACGTGGTCGACCCGGTCGCAGTGAGGCCGCTCCGCTCGGCGTGACCGAAAAGCAACGCAAGTCCGGGCCTGGACCGGCCTAGACTGATGATGTGAGCAAGAACCGGACGTACGAGTACGCGCGCCTGTGGGTGCCGCTGTACGACGACGTCGCGCTCGCGGTCACCCGGCCGGTCTACCTGATCGAGGCCGCCGACGGGTTCGAGGGCTTCGCCGCGGAGAAGAACACCAGCCTGGTCAGGCTGATGAACGACCTCGGCCGCGACGGCTGGAAGGTCGCCCCGACGCCGATGCGCGTCACCAACCCCTCCCCGGAGTTCCAGCTGCTCATCGACGCCACCCTCGACGAGCTCGACGCCGGCACCGGTGACCCGGTCAGCGAGGGCGCCGGCCAGGTCGCGGAGTTCGACGTCTACTCGCTGCGTCGCCGCGGCGCCTGACGTCCCCCGCCTCGTCGGTCAGCCGGGCAGGGCATCGGCGAACAGGTCGCCGTACTCCTCCACGCGCTGGAGCACCTCGGTGAACGAGAACTGGCCGAGCTCCATCTCGTCCTCGGCGCCCGCCTCGACCTCGTCCCAGCCCAGCGGCGTCGCGACTGTCGGCCGCTCCTTGCCGCGCAGGGAGTACGGCGCGACGGTCGTCTTCGACCCCGCGTTCTGCGACCAGTCGAAGAACACCTTCCCCGCCCGACGGGCCTTCGTCATCGTCGCGGTGACGCGGTCGCCGTACGCCTCCTGGAGCTCCTCGGCCACCTCCTTGGCGAGCGCGCTCGTCTCGTCGGGCGGCAGCGGCTCGTCGAGAGGCGCGTAGAGGTGGAGGCCCTTGCTGCCGCTGGTCACGGGGTACGCCGCGAGGCCGCGCTCGTCGAGCGCCTCGCGCGCCAGCAGCGCCACCTGGCAGCACTCGTGGAGACCGGCCGGCTCGCCGGGGTCGAGGTCGATGACGACGCGGTCGGCGCCGACCGGGTCGCCGTCCTCGTCGACGCTCCACTGGTGCACGTGCAGCTCGAGCGCGGCCAGGTTGGCCATCCACATCAGCGTCGCGAGGTCCTCGACGATAGGGAAGACGAGCGTGTCGCCGTACCGGCTCTCGCCGCGCGAGCCAGTCGTCGGCACCTTCGCCGTGCGCACCCACGACGGCGTGCCGGCCGGGGCGTTCTTCTCGAAGAAGCTCATGTCCTGCACCCCGTGCGGCCAGCGGATGCGCGTCACCGGGCGGCCCGCGAGGTGCGGCAGCAGCACCGGCGCGATCCGCGCGTAGTAGTCGAGCACCTCGCCCTTGGTGGTGCCGGTCGCCGGGTAGAGGACCTTGCCGAGGTTGGAGAGCTTGAGCGTGCGGCCCTCGACGTCGACGTGGACCTCCTCGCCCGGAGGCGTCACCTGCCCACCGCGATGACCGGACCCTTGTCCTTGTCGATGTGCTTCATCACGCGCTTGATGAACCACCGCGGCGCGCTCACGCAGCCGGCGGTCGCGCCGGAGCCGTTGACGTGGAGGAAGATGCCGGAGCCGCGATAGCGCACCTGGTTCCAGTTGAAGTCCATGACGATCGCCCACTCGTACTGGTCGCGGTAGTCGAGCAACCGCTCGGAGGAGTTCTCGCCGTCGAGCCACCAGCGGAAGCCGCCCTGGCTCTTGTTGCGGTAGCGGTTGTAGTGGTCGGAGGCGTTGTCCTGCACCCAGTAGTCGCCCTTGCGGACCTTGCGGTAGCGGATGTCCCAGGCGTCGCGCTCGCGGTGCATGCCGAACGCGAACGGCATCCCGAACGTGCCGAGCGGCGTGGTGCCTGTCCCCTGGCGCCGCTCCTTGCGCGGGACGAGCCCGCCGTACCCGATGCGGCCGTCGGTGGCGCTCAGCCGCTCGTGCCAGGTGCCCTTGCGCTTCACCCAGAACGAGATGCGCCCGCTGTGGCCGCTGCGGTGGTTGTAGGTGACCACCTGCCGGGTGCGGGCGCGCAGCTCGACCTTCACGCCACCGAGGCGGACGGTGCCGCCGGACGCCAGGTCTGCGGCGGGCGCGTCCGCCGGCTGGGTCGCGGCCGCGTCGTCGACGTCGGGCCAGGGCAGCGGCCAGGGCCAGTCCTTCGCCGCCGCGGAGGCCGGTGTCGCGGGGAGCAGCGCCCCCAGCAGCAGGCCGGCCAGGGCGAGGAGCAGGAGGCGTCTCACGGGCCCCACCGTAGGTCGTCGGGTGAGAGATCGGAACGCACGCCCTGGAAGGACGGCTGCCTCAGCCGCTCGTAGCCGTGGCCGTGGGTCTCGATGTCGACGACGAGCACGGGATCCAGCCAATGGGTCCCGGCGGCGTCGACCTTCGGCACCTCGTCGGCGAACGGGCTGGTCGCGCGGCCGAGCGAGGCCACCAGCTCGGTGAGCGCCCGCGACTGCTTGGCGCCGATGCCACTGCCGACGCGGCCGCGGTAGAGCAGGCCCTCGGCGGTCGGCTCCCCCACCAGCAGCGCGGCGAGGCGGTCGGACGTGCCGGTCTGCGGGCGCCACCCGCCCACGACGTACGACGCGCGGTGGCGGTGCGCGAACTTGAGCCAGTGTGACGTGCGCTCTCCCGGGCGGTAGAGCGAGTCGCTGCGCTTGCTCACGATCCCCTCGAGTCCCTGCTGCTTCGTGGCGTCGTGCAGCATCGGCCCGTCGTCGTACGTCGCCGGCACCTGCCACCGGCCCAGCTCCAGCCCTTCCAGCACCTCGCGGCGCTCGGTGAGCGGCAGCCGCGTCAGGTCGCGGCCGCCGTACCTCAGGACGTCGAAGACCATGAACGTCGCCGGCACCCGCTCGGCGAGCCGTGCGACCTGCGCGGCCTTGCGCACGTGGATCCGCTCCGCGAGCACCCGGAAGTCGGGCACGCCGCGCTCGTTGAGCGCGATGATCTCGCCGTCGACGACGAGGTCGTCGTGGCCGTCGGGCGGGGTCACGAGCTCGGGCCAGGCACCCGTGATCCGGTTGCCGTTGCGGCTGGTCAGGGTGACGTCGCCGCCGGCGAGCGTGGCCAGCGCGCGGACGCCGTCCCACTTCACCTCGTGCAGCCACCCCTCCCCCGTCGGCACGTGGCTGCCGACGGTCGCGAGCATGGGGAGCAGGGTCACGCGGCCCATCATGTCCCCTCGGCGGCGTACCCTCGTCTCTATGCGTGCGATCTGGAAGGGCGCCGTCTCCTTCGGCCTGGTGAGCGTCCCGGTGAAGCTCTACTCCGCGACGGAGAGCCACGACGTGTCGTTCCGGCAGGTCCACGCCAAGGACGGCGGTCGCATCAAGTACCAGCGGGTCTGCTCGATCGACGGCGAGGAGGTCCCCTACGCCGACATCGCCAAGGGCTTCGAGACCGAGGACGGCGAGATGGTCGTGCTCACCGACGACGACCTCGCCGAGCTGCCGACGTCGTCGTCGCGCGAGATCTCGGTGGAGAAGTTCGTGCCGCGCGAGCAGATCGACCCGCTGCTCTTCGAGAAGAGCTACTACCTCGAGCCGGAGTCGAGCGGCGCCAAGCCCTACGCCCTCCTGCGCCAGGCGCTCGTCGACGCCGACCGGATGGCCGTCGTCACCGTCGCGATCCGCAACCGGACGACGACCGCGGTCCTGCGGGTGCGCGACGACGTGATCGTCATGCAGACGATGATGTGGCCCGACGAGATCCGGAAGCCCGACTTCAACATCGAGACCGGCGAGGTCAAGGACGCCGAGGTCAAGATGGCGCAGATGCTCGTCGAGACCCTGGCCGGCGACTTCGACCCCGACGAGTTCGAGGACGACTACGCCGAGGCCGTGCAGGCCGTGGTGAAGGCCAAGATCGAGGGCGGCGAGATCCAGCGGACGCCCACCTCGACGAAGACCGGCGGCGAGGTCGTCGATCTGCTCGCCGCGCTCCAGCGCTCCGTCGACGCGGCCAAGACCTCGCGCGGCGAGGCGCCGGCCGAGGAGAAGAAGCCCGCCGCGAAGAAGTCGTCCTCGTCGAAGAAGTCCGCTGCCAAGAAGGCGCCGGCCAAGAAGGCGGCCTCGAAGAAGTCCGCTGCTTCGAAGAAGACGGCGAAGAAGTCGACCACCAAGAAGACGGCCGCCCGCAAGGCCAGCTAAGCGGTCACAGCAGCGCCTGGATGTGCCCCCACGCCGCGCGGCCGAGGCGGCGATCGGCCTCCTCCGTCCCGCCGCGCGCCATCCGCGCCCCGGCGGCGACGACCGGCTCGCCCGGCAGCACGGTGCGATGGCCGGCTTCGGGGTCGGTGACCACGATGGTGGCGAGGCCGTGCCGTCGGCGCCGTACCGCGATCGACTCGGCGTGCTCGACCGCCGGCCAGACCTGGTCGTCACCGCCCGCGACGGTCACGACCTCGGGGATCCGCTCGACCGGGATCGCCGCCTCGGCCGCTTTCTCCGGGAACCGCGCCCGGCACGCGCGGTAGAAGTCGACGTACGCCGGCGGGTCGCCGGCCGGCTCCCAGTCGTCGACGAACGGCACGCAGGCGAGGGCCTCATTTCCGAGGGTCCAGTGCGACGTGGCCCGGCCGTCGCCGGTCACCCCGGTCCACACCACGTCGGAGGGCGCGAACGCGACCACCGCCGACACCCGGTCGCTGTGCACTCCGGTCAGCAGGGCCGCCTCCGCGCCGAACGAGGTGCCCAGCACCACGACCCGGTCGCAGTCCTCGGCAAGGTCGTCGACGCGCCCGAGGAACAGCTCCAGCGCGATCTCCCACGGCCCGTCGTGCTGTCCCGGCCCACCGAACCACTGGACCGACTCGGCCAGCGCACCGTGGCGCGCCAGCAGAGCGGCCCGCTCCTCGTCCACCCGGCCGCTGGAGCCGGCGAGGACCAGCGCCCCGACTCCGGTCGCCCGGTCAGGGACCAACCGGACGCCGGGGACGTCCTGGAGCTCGCGGCGCATCATGGGCGTGAGGATGCCATCCGCCTGAAAGTCGTGGTTGGCGCGGCCAGGGCGCGGGTAGATTCACCACTCAAGCCACTGGAGGCACCCATGTTCTTCTGGATCATCGTCGGCGTCATCGTCCTTGGCCTCTTCGCGCTCTGTTTCGCCGGCACGGATCGCTACCGCTTCCACCAGGGTGCCGACGTCGAAGCCGTCCGTCAGCGCACCCAGGGCATCCGCACCGACACCCAGCAACCCGAGTAGGCCTCGGTCGACCAGGGGATCGAGGAGGCCGGCCACGGCCGTCACGAGACCCCTTCCCGGTGGTCGAGGAGGCCGTCCACGGCCGTCACGAGACCCCTCCGCTGCCAGGGATTCCAGATTTACGTGGTTGCGCGCCGCTTCGGTCGCGGTGCTTGGTTGCTCTACTGCGTCGGCTTCGGGTTGCTTCGGGTCGTCGTTCTGTGGTTGCGGTACGACGGACACGGCAGTCGGTGGTTGAGGTGCGAGGCCGGCCACGGCCGAGCCTCGAAACCACCGATCCAGGGTGGTCGAGGAGCCGTGTCCTGGGTGGTCGAGGAGCCGTGTTCAGGGTGGTCGAGTAGCCCGTGCGCGCTAGCGCGCGGGCGTATCGAGACCCACTTCCCGTCCACAGGCAATGATCGAGAATCCCCTGTCCACAAGCGGGTTTCCGGCGTCTGGTTGTGTCGGTCCCCGGTAGTTCAATAGGGGTCATGGATCTCGGGATGGCACCCCTCTTCGACCTCCCGGCCGCACCCCCGGCCGGCACCGTCGACGCGCCGTTGACCGAGGCCCCGCTCTCCCGCGCCGACGAACTGCTGAAAGGAATCGCACAGCGCCGGAGGATCATCACCGACCAACAGCTCGGCGAGGTCCGCGACATCGCCGAATGGGCCATGCAGCACACCGTCGCCGTGCCGGAGGACGCCTCCACGCTCACCGAACGCGGTCTGGACACCGGGCTCCCCTTGGCGGGTGAGGGCGCGCCGTTGATCTCCGACTTCGCCGTCCTCGAGCTCGGCGCCATCCTCGCCCGCGGCATCGACTCGGTCCGCAACTACGTCGGGCAGGTCGTGGAGCTCTCCCACCGCCTCCCCCAGGTCTGGGCCGGCGTCCTGGACGGATACGTGCCGGTGTGGAAGGGCCTGCGGATCGCCGACTGCACCCGCGACCTCGGCGTGGAGGCCGTCGCGTTCGTGGACCAGCATCTGGCGAGGTTCGCTGCGACCTGTTCCTGGGCCCAGGTCGAACGCCTCATCGACGAAGCCATCACCCGCTTCGACCCCGACCTCGCCGAAGCCAGACGCGCCGCGGCCGCGGAGACCCGGCACTTCGACATCGACTTCGACCGCGCCGGCACCGACAGCACCGTCCCCCTGCACGGCGAGGTCGACCTCACCGATGCCCTCGACGCCGAACAAGCGCTGCGCCACCGCGCCCGCGAGCTCGCCGAGCTCGGCTGCACCGAACCCCTCGACGTGCGCCGCGCCATGGCCTTCGGCGAGATGGCCCGCTGCGACCTCACCCTCAACTACCTCACCGACCCCACCGACCCGGTGGTCGAGGAGACCGGCCTGCGTCCGCACACCCCGCGCGGGCGGACCGTGGACCTCACCGTGCACCTCTCCCAGGCCGCCGTCGAAGGCGTCAACCCCGCCGGCGCCGTGGGCCGACTCGACAACACCCACACCCCGGTGACCGCGGAACAGATCCGCGAATGGTGCGCCGCTGCGGGCACCATCATCGTCCGGCCCGTCCTCGACGTCGCCGGCCACGAACCCACCGGCGCCTACGAGATCGCCGAACGCCAAGCCCGCCAGGTCCTGCTCCGGGACCAGACGTGCGTCTACCCGCACTGCACTCGTCCCGCCGAGGCCTGCGATCTCGACCACGTAACCCCCCATGCCAAGGGCGACGTGACGTGCCCTTGCAACCTGGCGCCGGTCTGCCGCGGCCACCACCGGTTGAAGACCCATAGGCACGGCTGGGCCTACTGGGTCCTCGCCCCCGGCGTCTACTTCTGGCGCGGCCGCACCGGTGAACAGTGGCTGGTCACCCCCGGCGGCACCTACGCCCTCGACACCCGTCCCTGCCCCGGCACCACCACGACCGACTCGGTCGACCCGCCCGACGAGTAGCGACCACGCCCTGAACCCCGCCGAACCCCGCGTTCGGCGGGGACATCGTCAACCGATCGGGTGGGCGGTCGTCATGGATT
Proteins encoded in this region:
- a CDS encoding DUF3107 domain-containing protein; amino-acid sequence: MTVEVKIGVQNASRELVVESNQSTEDITAALREALGAGDDSAVFSLTDAKGKVIVVPTAKLAYVEIGRSVSGQVGFRS
- a CDS encoding TetR/AcrR family transcriptional regulator is translated as MSAALEVFVAQGYHSAAMDDIAERAGVSKPVLYQHFPGKLELYLALLDASCDTMIANCRAALESTHDNKQRVAAAIDAFFGYVAHDTGAFRLVFESDLTNEPEVRAHVERVTIECAEMIAAVIGEDTGLPADASKLLAVSLVGMAQVSARFWLTEGGGLDREQAVALVSGLAWRGIRGYPLTD
- a CDS encoding L,D-transpeptidase family protein, which translates into the protein MRRLLLLALAGLLLGALLPATPASAAAKDWPWPLPWPDVDDAAATQPADAPAADLASGGTVRLGGVKVELRARTRQVVTYNHRSGHSGRISFWVKRKGTWHERLSATDGRIGYGGLVPRKERRQGTGTTPLGTFGMPFAFGMHRERDAWDIRYRKVRKGDYWVQDNASDHYNRYRNKSQGGFRWWLDGENSSERLLDYRDQYEWAIVMDFNWNQVRYRGSGIFLHVNGSGATAGCVSAPRWFIKRVMKHIDKDKGPVIAVGR
- a CDS encoding PP2C family protein-serine/threonine phosphatase; amino-acid sequence: MLQFRYDALSDTGRVRDHNEDAGFAGPYLLCVADGVGGAAAGEVAAATTSYVVSARALAHPGYDPLRVLQRAVGESHAQIAAGVEAVPARTGMATTLTAVLTDGLRFGLAHLGDSRAYLFRDGGLTQLSHDHTMVQAMVDSGRLTTAEAAASPYRNVVLQALDAQTEPTPDLLWLDLRAGDRLLLCSDGLTDVVPDHDLAEILRDPSRSTATARLVEAALEAGSRDNVTCIVADVVDAPPIVGNGAVLGAVLDLANVVDPVAVRPLRSA
- the ligD gene encoding non-homologous end-joining DNA ligase; the encoded protein is MTPPGEEVHVDVEGRTLKLSNLGKVLYPATGTTKGEVLDYYARIAPVLLPHLAGRPVTRIRWPHGVQDMSFFEKNAPAGTPSWVRTAKVPTTGSRGESRYGDTLVFPIVEDLATLMWMANLAALELHVHQWSVDEDGDPVGADRVVIDLDPGEPAGLHECCQVALLAREALDERGLAAYPVTSGSKGLHLYAPLDEPLPPDETSALAKEVAEELQEAYGDRVTATMTKARRAGKVFFDWSQNAGSKTTVAPYSLRGKERPTVATPLGWDEVEAGAEDEMELGQFSFTEVLQRVEEYGDLFADALPG
- a CDS encoding acyl-CoA thioester hydrolase/BAAT C-terminal domain-containing protein; this encodes MMRRELQDVPGVRLVPDRATGVGALVLAGSSGRVDEERAALLARHGALAESVQWFGGPGQHDGPWEIALELFLGRVDDLAEDCDRVVVLGTSFGAEAALLTGVHSDRVSAVVAFAPSDVVWTGVTGDGRATSHWTLGNEALACVPFVDDWEPAGDPPAYVDFYRACRARFPEKAAEAAIPVERIPEVVTVAGGDDQVWPAVEHAESIAVRRRRHGLATIVVTDPEAGHRTVLPGEPVVAAGARMARGGTEEADRRLGRAAWGHIQALL
- the ligD gene encoding non-homologous end-joining DNA ligase; the protein is MTLLPMLATVGSHVPTGEGWLHEVKWDGVRALATLAGGDVTLTSRNGNRITGAWPELVTPPDGHDDLVVDGEIIALNERGVPDFRVLAERIHVRKAAQVARLAERVPATFMVFDVLRYGGRDLTRLPLTERREVLEGLELGRWQVPATYDDGPMLHDATKQQGLEGIVSKRSDSLYRPGERTSHWLKFAHRHRASYVVGGWRPQTGTSDRLAALLVGEPTAEGLLYRGRVGSGIGAKQSRALTELVASLGRATSPFADEVPKVDAAGTHWLDPVLVVDIETHGHGYERLRQPSFQGVRSDLSPDDLRWGP
- a CDS encoding Ku protein — its product is MRAIWKGAVSFGLVSVPVKLYSATESHDVSFRQVHAKDGGRIKYQRVCSIDGEEVPYADIAKGFETEDGEMVVLTDDDLAELPTSSSREISVEKFVPREQIDPLLFEKSYYLEPESSGAKPYALLRQALVDADRMAVVTVAIRNRTTTAVLRVRDDVIVMQTMMWPDEIRKPDFNIETGEVKDAEVKMAQMLVETLAGDFDPDEFEDDYAEAVQAVVKAKIEGGEIQRTPTSTKTGGEVVDLLAALQRSVDAAKTSRGEAPAEEKKPAAKKSSSSKKSAAKKAPAKKAASKKSAASKKTAKKSTTKKTAARKAS
- a CDS encoding HNH endonuclease signature motif containing protein encodes the protein MAPLFDLPAAPPAGTVDAPLTEAPLSRADELLKGIAQRRRIITDQQLGEVRDIAEWAMQHTVAVPEDASTLTERGLDTGLPLAGEGAPLISDFAVLELGAILARGIDSVRNYVGQVVELSHRLPQVWAGVLDGYVPVWKGLRIADCTRDLGVEAVAFVDQHLARFAATCSWAQVERLIDEAITRFDPDLAEARRAAAAETRHFDIDFDRAGTDSTVPLHGEVDLTDALDAEQALRHRARELAELGCTEPLDVRRAMAFGEMARCDLTLNYLTDPTDPVVEETGLRPHTPRGRTVDLTVHLSQAAVEGVNPAGAVGRLDNTHTPVTAEQIREWCAAAGTIIVRPVLDVAGHEPTGAYEIAERQARQVLLRDQTCVYPHCTRPAEACDLDHVTPHAKGDVTCPCNLAPVCRGHHRLKTHRHGWAYWVLAPGVYFWRGRTGEQWLVTPGGTYALDTRPCPGTTTTDSVDPPDE